A part of Neoarius graeffei isolate fNeoGra1 chromosome 22, fNeoGra1.pri, whole genome shotgun sequence genomic DNA contains:
- the LOC132870551 gene encoding zinc finger homeobox protein 3-like gives MYVVVSFPAEGLFFVVPVSWLIEDKCYWPPFKTLDKVKKAALQNETPDPNCWTLHPVEVLKVKDTYEKAHGHYLKAKRGEKLETDEETMKRKRKPNMKFIQSSDEEDDRPYFPPAPKIRRLPEKISVPNSEFTSQAPQVPTTTTLPLPPPPQLPPLPPLPQRPPSHEVYSQSHRTPSVTRTSTYPAVLSNQAASPPLETSHLFLTSSHGEFTSQAPQLPTTTTLPLPPPSPLPPLPQLPTISPLPAPPQLPSKSPLFRTSSHGEFTSQAQHHPSNQQISIQQDFCRLVLQHLRTIEEEVKEVKQQVAANTAILQKLGGAGVADLCLVQETNMPLSNLEELEELERQLGSDIDLKNQLVNILAVLGGKTTKDAVKRMLGRILRKSLALQINWTGAGGKVAFKSLHLKNVLHRAVRRVVHTATEEDLQKEVAKYLKGAVDREGGRKDRQKKVGNGEMGEYLN, from the exons atgtatgtAGTCGTTTCCTTCCCCGCGGAGGGCTTGTTTTTTGTGGTGCCTGTTTCATGGCTCATAGAAGATAAATGTTACTGGCCTCCCTTTAAAACGCTGGACAAGGTAAAAAAGGCTGCCCTACAAAATGAAACCCCTGACCCCAACTGTTGGACACTTCATCCAGTTGAGGTGCTTAAAGTTAAAG acACATACGAAAAGGCCCACGGCCACTACCTTAAAGCAAAAAGAGGAGAGAAGCTGGAGACAGATGAGGAGAccatgaaaagaaaaagaaa GCCAAACATGAAATTCATCCAATCCAGTGATGAAGAAGATGACCGTCCCTATTTCCCTCCGGCTCCAAAAATTCGGCGACTGCCAGAGAAAATTTCTGTACCAAATTCAG AGTTTACCAGTCAGGCACCACAGGTCccaaccaccaccaccctgcctctaccaccaccaccacaactcCCACCTCTACCACCACTACCGCAGCGCCCACCCAGCCATGAAG tgtacagtcaatcacacagaaCCCCTTCAGTCACCAGGACCAGTACTTACCCTGCAG TGTTGTCCAACCAAGCAGCCAGTCCCCCGTTGGAAACCTCACATCTTTTTCTGACATCCAGCCATGGAG AGTTTACCAGTCAGGCACCACagctccccaccaccaccaccctgcctctaccaccaccatcacctctaCCACCACTACCACAGCTTCCAACGATTTCACCTCTGCCAGCACCACCACAGCTTCCATCGAAGTCACCTCTTTTTCGAACATCCAGCCATGGAG AGTTTACCAGTCAGGCACAGCATCATCCATCAAATCAGCAAATCAGCATCCAGCAAG ATTTTTGCAGACTTGTTCTGCAGCACCTCCGGACGATTGAGGAGGAGGTTAAGGAGGTTAAGCAGCAGGTGGCTGCAAATACGGCCATTCTGCAGAAGCTAGGGGGTGCTGGTGTGGCAGACCTTTGCCTCGTCCAGGAAACCAACATGCCCCTCAGTAACCTGGAGGAACTGGAGGAGCTGGAGAGGCAGCTTGGGTCTGACATTGACCTGAAAAACCAACTG GTGAACATACTTGCTGTTTTGGGGGGGAAAACCACCAAAGACGCGGTGAAGAGGATGTTGGGCCGTATTTTGAGGAAGTCCCTGGCGCTTCAAATAAATTGGACTGGTGCTGGAGGAAAGGTGGCGTTCAAGTCTTTACACCTGAAGAATGTGTTACACa GAGCTGTTAGGAGAGTGGTGCACACAGCAACAGAAGAGGACCTGCAAAAAGAAGTTGCGAAGTACCTAAAGGGGGCGGTTGAccgagaggga